The sequence below is a genomic window from Acidobacteriota bacterium.
GTGCGCTTCTCTCATGGCAATTGGCCCGTGCCCGCGCCCGCCACCGCTGAGCTGATGCAGGGACTGGCCGCCTATCCAGGCGAAGTCGAAGCCGAGATGACCACTCCCACGGGTGCCGCCGTGTTGGCCCACCTGGTGGAACGCGGGCCCATGCCCACCGTACGCCTGGGACGCTCCGGCTACGGAGCGGGCGACCGCCAGTTCGAGCAGGTGCCCAACATGCTGCGCATCATGCTGGCCGATACCTTGACCGAGGAAGGTGCCCAAGCGCCGGCCCCCTCCTGCGGCGAGGACCAGGTCATGCTGCTGGAGGCCAATGTCGACGACATGGACGGCCAGCTCTGCGGGCACTTCATGGGAGTGGCCTTGGAGCAAGGCGCCCTGGACGTCTTCTACACCCCGGTGCAGATGAAAAAGAACCGTCCCGGAGTGCTGCTCTCGCTGCTCTGCCGGCCTCAGGACGGCGCACGGCTGACCGATCTGCTTCTGCGTGAAACCTCGACGCTGGGGGTCCGCCGCCGCCTGATGGACCGCACTGTGCTGGAGCGCGAAATCCGCGCCGTGGAAACGCCGTGGGGCCGCGTGCGCGTCAAGATCGCCCGGCGCGGGGAGGAGATCCTCAACATCGCCCCCGAGTTTGAAGACCTGCGGCGCCTGGCCCGCCAGCAAGACCTGCCCCTCAAGGTGCTGAGCCGGCGTCTCAGCCGCCTGCTGGATCAAATGGAATCTGAGGCCGGCGAGTGAGGAGCAAGCCATGTGGATCGACTCGCACTGCCATCTCGACTTCCCCGACCTCAAGGACCACCTGCCCGAGGTGCTCGACAACGCCCGACGCGCCCAGGTCGACCGCATCCTCACAGTGGGTTGCGTAGCCCATTCGCCCGGCGTCTGCGAGTCCGTCACAGGACTGGCCGAGAGCTATCCCGAGATGGTGGTGGCCTCCTTGGGGGTGCACCCTCATGATGCCTCCAAGTGGGATCCGTCGGTGGGCCAACAGATCCTCCCCTTCATGGACCATCCCAGGGTGGTCGCCTGGGGCGAAATCGGCCTCGACTACTACTACGACAATGCTCCCCGGCAGGTCCAGCAGGAGGCCTTTCGCGCCCAGATTCGGCTGGCGCGAAGCGTCTCCAAGCCCATCATCATCCACAGCCGGGACGCCGAGGAGGACACCTGCCGCATCCTGCGGGAGGAGTACGGCGGGGACGACCAAGGGCCCCGCGGCGTGCTGCACTGTTTCAGCAGCCGTTGGGAACTGGCCGAGTGCGGGCTGGAACTGGGGTTCTATCTGGGGTTCGGCGGAATGCTGACCTTCAACAAAGCCGCCAACGTGCGCGATGTGGCCCGAAGGGCTCCGCTCGATCGCTTGCTGGTCGAAACCGATGCGCCCTATCTGGCTCCCGTCCCTCATCGCGGCAAGACCAATCAGCCCGCCTATGTGGCCCTCGCGGGCGAGAAACTGGCCGAGGTGCGCGGCCTCTCCTCTGGGCAAACAGCCTCCGCCACCAGCGGCAATTTCCGGACGCTCTTTCAGGTATGAGCTGGCATTCAAGCTCGCCTACCGTCGTGGTATAGTACGCGGGCGATCATGAAAGCAGCAGCGGCCCCTTCTGAATTCTCCATCGATGACATTTTCAAGCTCGTCCAACCGGAATTGGCCGACGTTGAAGTGGGGCTGCGCGACCGGGTCCGTTCGGCGGTTCCGGTGGTGGAGGAGATCAACCGCTACATCCACGACAGCGGAGGCAAGCGCATGCGGCCCACGCTGTCGCTGCTGACCTCCAAGATGTGCGGCTACAACGGTCCCGCGGTCATTCACATAGGCGTGATTCTGGAACTGATTCACGTCGCCACCCTGGTCCACGACGACATCATCGACAATTCCAAGATGCGCCGCGGACGGCCCGCCGTGCACACCCAATGGGGCAACACCTGCACGGTCCTTATGGGCGATTGGCTCTACATGACCTGCTTCTACCTGGCCCTCGACCTGCAGGAGATGCGCTACCTGGAGATCCTCATCAACATCACCCGCAAGCTGGTGGAAGGCGAGTTGATGCAACTGGACCACAACGGCAACCTCGACATCACCCGCGACGAACAGTTGGCCATCTGCATGCGCAAGACGGCCTATCTTTTCGCGGGGTGCTGCAAGCTCTCGGCCATCGTGGCCGACAAGGGCCCGGAAGCCGAACTCAACCTGTGGAATTTCGGCCAGTACCTGGGCATGGCTTTTCAGTTGATCGACGACCTGCTCGACTACACCTCGACCCAGGCCCAAATGGGCAAGCCCAACCTGAAGGACCTGGAGGAGGGCAAGGTCACTTTGCCCGTCATCTACCTGCTGCAAAGGGCCAGGCGCGAGGACGCCGAGGAAGTGCGCCAGGTGGTGCGCAACGCCGACTACACCAACGCCAACAAGCGCCGCATCATCGAGTTGGCCGAGGAATACAACACCCTCAGGGACGTCCGCCGCGAAGCCACCGAGTACGCCGACAAGGCCCGCAAGTGCCTCATGACCTTCCCCGACAGCCCCTACCGCCAAGCCCTCCTGAACCTCACCCAATTCGTCCTCGACCGCAAGAAATAGGAGCCTGGGCTTTTGCCCGGCGATAGGGTCAAGTGCGATTGGCGATATGCGAAGTTCGAAGTTTGCCTATCGCCCGCTGCTGTTTCTCTTGTCAGGCGGCGGAGGCGGGGGGATTTCTTCTACTTCTATGCCGGAGGGGAGGACGCGGCGCTTTTTGCGGGGAGTGGGCGTGATGGGTTCCCCTTCCTGGTCTTGCGGGATGGGGCTGGCGGCGTATTCGATGTCGCGGGGGTCGACGTCGTAGGCGATGTGGAAGTTCTCGGCCGGCAGCTTGTCGTCGATGCGCTGATAGAAATCGATGCAGATAGGCAGGGCCAGGGTGGAGCCGTAGACCTTCTTGCCCAGAGTCTTCTTCTCGTCGTGGCCCACCCACACGCCGGCCGTCACCTGGGGCGTGATGCCCACGAACCAACTGTCGGTGTAGTCGTCGGTAGTGCCCGTCTTGCCCGCGATGGGACGCCCCAGTACCAGGGCGCGCCGGGCCGTTCCGCGAGGCTGCGTGACCACGCCGCGCAGCATGAAAAGCATCTTGTCGGCCACATCCTCGCTGACCACGTCCTCGACCTGAATGCGGTGCTCCTCCTTGAGGGTGCCTTCGTAGTCTTCCACGCCCTCGATGAGGAAGGGAGTGGCCCTGAAACCCTGGTTGGGAAAGACCGAGAGGGCCGAAGTGATCTCCTGCAGCGTCACTTCGCCGGCTCCGATGGCGACCGGAAGGAAAGGCGGCATGTTGCGCCGGATGCCGAAGCGCTTGGCCACCGCCACCACCTTCTCCATGCCCAGCTTCTGAGCCAGCCGCAGGGTGGGGATGTTGCGCGATTCACCGAAGGCCTGATAGAGGGTGAGGACGCCTTTGTAGAGTCCGTCCGAGTTGCCGGGCTCGTAAGGCCGCCCCAGGCCGTCCAGAAACTTGACCGGCTCGTCCAGTTCGGTCTCCAAGGGAGTGCGTCCGTTTTCGAATGCCGTCACGTAGGTGAAGGGCTTGAAGACCGAGCCCGGTTGGCGCAGGGCCTGAGTGGCCCGGTTGAACTCGCTGTATTGATAGTCGTATCCGCCCACCATGGCGCGGATGGCGCCGGTCCTGTTGTCGAGCACGATCATGGCGCCCTGGACTTCGGGTATGCGGTCCAGAGAGGCCTTGATGGTGCGGGCGGCACGGTCGATCTCCTTGAGCCTGAAGAGAGCGACATCGCCCTTCTTGAGCGCCTCGTCCACCTTTTTCCTGTCCGTCCAGGCGATGTCTTCGGGAGTGATTTCGGCCAGGTAGCTGCCGATCCTGACTTTGGCCCTGTCGGCTCCGGCTTCCAGCACCAGGCCATGGACCAGCATGTCGCGGTAGAAGATGAGGCGCCATTCGGGATGGCGGTATTCTTCCAGGTTGCCGCCCTGGTCGAGAATGTTGAGCGGTGCGCCTTCCCAGTCACGGCGTTCTTTGTCGAAGGCCTCCAGGCCGGCCCGCACGGCTTCTTGAGCGGCCTGCTGCATGTCGTAGTCGATGGTGGTGTGGATGCGCAGGCCCTCGTTCCAGATGTTTTCGGTGTTGTATCCCATTTCGGAAAGGCGCTGTCGCACCGCCTCCACCGCGTAGGGAGCGATCCCGGGGTCTTGCTTGCGAACGTCCAGGGTGATGGGCTCCTGCCGGGCCTCCTCCATCTGCTGGACATCGATCATGCCTTCGGCCCGCATCCGCCCCAGCACGATGTTGCGGCGCGCCGCGGCCCTTTCCATGGAATTGATGGGCGAGTAGCGGGGAGGACTTTGGATCAGACCTGCCAGCAAGGCCGATTCGGCCAGCGTCAACTCGTCCAGCCCCTTGCTGAAGTAAAAATCGGCCGCCGTCGCGATGCCGTAGATGCCGTGGCCCATGTAGATCTGATTGAAGTAAAAGGTGAGGATCTGTTCCTTGGAATAGTTCTTCTCGATCTCCACTGCGTAGAGCGCGTCCTTGATCTTGCGCTCGTAGGTGCGCTCGTAGCTGGTCAAACGCAGCTTTGAAAGCTGCATGGTGAGAGTCGAGGCTCCCTTTCGTTCCCAGTTGATGATGTTGTTGACGACGGTGGCCAGCACGCGCTGAAAGTCGATTCCGGCGTGCTCGAAGAAATCGGCGTCCTCGATGGCAAGAACGGCATCCTTCATTTGCTCGGGGATGTCCTGGTAGCGGATGAGGATGCGCTTTTCCAGCGCCAGTTGGCCGATCACGCGCCCGTCGGCGCTGTAGATCTCGGTGACGGTTCCGGGGCGGATGTCGCCCAGTTCGTCGACGCGCGGCAGGTCGAGGGCGTAGCCGAAGACCATCCCCGCCAGTCCTCCCAGCAGCATGGCCGCCACCACGGCCAGGGCATAGAAGGCCCAAAAGACTTTTCCGCCCTGGTCCAGGCGCAGCAGAACCCTGGGCGACCATCCGTTCTCGCCCGCTGGCGCCGACTGGCCCTGGCGGCCCCCGGCCTCCGCTCCCTCCAGCGAGCGCAAACGCTGCAGCAGGGCCTTGGGCGACCATGGGTTTTCGGCTTTGTCCCTGGGTGAATCGTGCTTGCTCATATCCCCGTCGTATTGGCGGCTTTCCGCTTCATTGTACTGTAGAGGCCCGTCGCCCGAGAAAGTTCCGCCCCGTCACTTTGCGATTTTCATCACCAAATCAGCGCCGGCCTTCGGCTAAGATGGAAGAATGATGAAGAAAGCATTCGTGTCGTTTGTGTTGCTGGCGGCGCTGTCGGGGCTGGTCTTCCCAGCCCAGGATGACGTCATGCGCATCCCTGGCGATGCCCGGCAGGTGGGTGAACTGCTCTCCGACACCTATTCCGGCGAGACCATCTTGCTGGTAAAGATCTCCAGCGAGATCGAGCTTGACGCCGCTCTCTGGGTTCAGGCCCGCGACGGATCCTGGGCCGAGCGGGTCGAGCCGGCTCACGTCTTCGGCAGCTACGTGGTCATTAAGAAGAAGCTCAAGAACGAGTACCTCATCGGGTCGCGGCTCTACCAGTGATCTCCTCGAGGAGGGAGAAACAACCCTCCTTGGCCAGGGCTATGGACGGCAGGCCCTCCTGATTCCTCGCCGAGGCGCCGCTGGGTTCATTCCTCGGGCTCCTTTTCAAGCGTAGCCTGAGCTTTGTCATGGATGGTAGTGAGGCTGAGGATCTCGCAGTTGCGGACGCCTCGGGGAGTGCGGATGCGGACTTCGTCGTCGACCTGACAGCCCATCAGCGCCCGTCCGATGGGTGAGGTGGTGGAGACCTTGCCCTGGGCCACGTCGGATTCCTCGCTGGAAACCAGGTGGTAGGTGAATTCCTCTTCCCTGTCGATGTCGTAGAGAACCACCGTGGACCCATAAGAGGCCCGGTCGGTGGGGATCTTGTCCAAGTTGACCATGGAAAGCTTGGAGAGCCTCTGCTGCAACTGAGCCAGTTTGGCTTGGACGTAGCTCTGCCGTTCCTTGGCCGTTTGGTATTCGGCGTTTTCACGCAGGTCGCCCATTTCGATGGCCTTCTTCAAAGCCTTGGGCAACTCCTCTCGAAGTTCCTTCTCAAGAATCTTGATTTCCTGCTTAAGTTTCTCTTGAACGTCTTTCAAAACTGCACTGCTCCGTTCGCCAGCTCCAGGAGGGGAGCCGGATAGAGTCCCAGGAAGAGCGTTCCCAAAACCAGCAGAAGGATGATGGCCCTGAGGCTGGTTGTCAGTTCCACGCTGAGGGGCTGGGAGGAGCCTTCCTGCATAAACATGACTACGATGACTCGTAGATAGTAGTAGAGACCGATGGCCGAAGTGATGACCGCAATCACCACCAGCCAGTAAAGCTGTTGTTGGATGGCCGCCGAAAAGAGAAAGAACTTGCCCATGAATCCGGCGGTGGCGGGAATGCCCGCCATGGATATGAGGAAAATAGAAAGGGAAAGGGTCAGAAAAGGGGCTTTGAAGCCGATTCCTTTGAAGTCTTCCAGGTCGATGCCTGCTTCGCCCTTCAAGCTGATGACCTGGATGATGACGAAGGCTCCGATGGTCATCAGCGCGTAGGCCGACAGGTAGTAGAGGATGCCCTGGGCGCCCAGTTGGTTGTGGGCCGCCACGCCCACCAGAATGTAACCGGCGTGGGCCACTGAGGAATAGGCCAGCAGCCGCTTCAGGTTGCGTTGCGAAATGGCCGCCACGTTGCCGATGGCCATGGTCAGGACGGCTCCCATCCACAAGGCGTCCACCCAGTACTCGTTGATCTCGGGCGTCACTTGCTGAAAGATGCGCAGCAGAGCGATGAAGGCGGCGGCCTTCGATCCCACCGCCAGGTGGGAAGTGACGGGCAGGGGCGCTCCCTGGTAGACGTCGGGAGCCCAGACGTGAAAGGGCGCCATGGCCACCTTGAATCCGAATCCCACCAGCAGCAGTCCCACGCCCAGGTAGAGGGTGCCGTCGAAGGTCCCCTGGGAGATGAAGGCGGCGATTTCGGGATAGCGGGTCGAGCCCGCCTGGCCGTAGAGGAAGGCGATTCCGTAGAGCATGAAGCTGGTGGAGAAGGCCCCCAGGATGAAATATTTCCAGGCCGATTCCGCCGACTTGACGTCCGCCTTCTGGCGCATTCCGGCCAGCACGTAGGTGGCGAT
It includes:
- a CDS encoding PBP1A family penicillin-binding protein, translated to MSKHDSPRDKAENPWSPKALLQRLRSLEGAEAGGRQGQSAPAGENGWSPRVLLRLDQGGKVFWAFYALAVVAAMLLGGLAGMVFGYALDLPRVDELGDIRPGTVTEIYSADGRVIGQLALEKRILIRYQDIPEQMKDAVLAIEDADFFEHAGIDFQRVLATVVNNIINWERKGASTLTMQLSKLRLTSYERTYERKIKDALYAVEIEKNYSKEQILTFYFNQIYMGHGIYGIATAADFYFSKGLDELTLAESALLAGLIQSPPRYSPINSMERAAARRNIVLGRMRAEGMIDVQQMEEARQEPITLDVRKQDPGIAPYAVEAVRQRLSEMGYNTENIWNEGLRIHTTIDYDMQQAAQEAVRAGLEAFDKERRDWEGAPLNILDQGGNLEEYRHPEWRLIFYRDMLVHGLVLEAGADRAKVRIGSYLAEITPEDIAWTDRKKVDEALKKGDVALFRLKEIDRAARTIKASLDRIPEVQGAMIVLDNRTGAIRAMVGGYDYQYSEFNRATQALRQPGSVFKPFTYVTAFENGRTPLETELDEPVKFLDGLGRPYEPGNSDGLYKGVLTLYQAFGESRNIPTLRLAQKLGMEKVVAVAKRFGIRRNMPPFLPVAIGAGEVTLQEITSALSVFPNQGFRATPFLIEGVEDYEGTLKEEHRIQVEDVVSEDVADKMLFMLRGVVTQPRGTARRALVLGRPIAGKTGTTDDYTDSWFVGITPQVTAGVWVGHDEKKTLGKKVYGSTLALPICIDFYQRIDDKLPAENFHIAYDVDPRDIEYAASPIPQDQEGEPITPTPRKKRRVLPSGIEVEEIPPPPPPDKRNSSGR
- the larC gene encoding nickel pincer cofactor biosynthesis protein LarC, with protein sequence MAKVLYFDPFNGISGDMILGALLDLGLPMEHLRSQLSKLEMEEEYDLSSTRIGRQGLFGQDFRVEAAQPGHHHRHYTHIRRMIEQSRLDDWVKETALGIFKRLGEAEAKVHGSTLEKVHFHEVGAVDSIIDIVGCCIGFRYFQVERFYTAAVNLGHGTVRFSHGNWPVPAPATAELMQGLAAYPGEVEAEMTTPTGAAVLAHLVERGPMPTVRLGRSGYGAGDRQFEQVPNMLRIMLADTLTEEGAQAPAPSCGEDQVMLLEANVDDMDGQLCGHFMGVALEQGALDVFYTPVQMKKNRPGVLLSLLCRPQDGARLTDLLLRETSTLGVRRRLMDRTVLEREIRAVETPWGRVRVKIARRGEEILNIAPEFEDLRRLARQQDLPLKVLSRRLSRLLDQMESEAGE
- the greA gene encoding transcription elongation factor GreA; the protein is MKDVQEKLKQEIKILEKELREELPKALKKAIEMGDLRENAEYQTAKERQSYVQAKLAQLQQRLSKLSMVNLDKIPTDRASYGSTVVLYDIDREEEFTYHLVSSEESDVAQGKVSTTSPIGRALMGCQVDDEVRIRTPRGVRNCEILSLTTIHDKAQATLEKEPEE
- a CDS encoding polyprenyl synthetase family protein, which translates into the protein MKAAAAPSEFSIDDIFKLVQPELADVEVGLRDRVRSAVPVVEEINRYIHDSGGKRMRPTLSLLTSKMCGYNGPAVIHIGVILELIHVATLVHDDIIDNSKMRRGRPAVHTQWGNTCTVLMGDWLYMTCFYLALDLQEMRYLEILINITRKLVEGELMQLDHNGNLDITRDEQLAICMRKTAYLFAGCCKLSAIVADKGPEAELNLWNFGQYLGMAFQLIDDLLDYTSTQAQMGKPNLKDLEEGKVTLPVIYLLQRARREDAEEVRQVVRNADYTNANKRRIIELAEEYNTLRDVRREATEYADKARKCLMTFPDSPYRQALLNLTQFVLDRKK
- a CDS encoding NADH-quinone oxidoreductase subunit N — encoded protein: MEINYAAILPEIILSLTGILVMLLVPSVRKDGQKRLGWLSVGGIAAALAAAGWQLGTSSGAAFSGMIVQDEFGTVTRLLLLLVSGLIAASAIPYLRREGILQGEFFCLLLFATVGMCFMASSSDLIMTFLGLETLSIATYVLAGMRQKADVKSAESAWKYFILGAFSTSFMLYGIAFLYGQAGSTRYPEIAAFISQGTFDGTLYLGVGLLLVGFGFKVAMAPFHVWAPDVYQGAPLPVTSHLAVGSKAAAFIALLRIFQQVTPEINEYWVDALWMGAVLTMAIGNVAAISQRNLKRLLAYSSVAHAGYILVGVAAHNQLGAQGILYYLSAYALMTIGAFVIIQVISLKGEAGIDLEDFKGIGFKAPFLTLSLSIFLISMAGIPATAGFMGKFFLFSAAIQQQLYWLVVIAVITSAIGLYYYLRVIVVMFMQEGSSQPLSVELTTSLRAIILLLVLGTLFLGLYPAPLLELANGAVQF
- a CDS encoding TatD family hydrolase produces the protein MWIDSHCHLDFPDLKDHLPEVLDNARRAQVDRILTVGCVAHSPGVCESVTGLAESYPEMVVASLGVHPHDASKWDPSVGQQILPFMDHPRVVAWGEIGLDYYYDNAPRQVQQEAFRAQIRLARSVSKPIIIHSRDAEEDTCRILREEYGGDDQGPRGVLHCFSSRWELAECGLELGFYLGFGGMLTFNKAANVRDVARRAPLDRLLVETDAPYLAPVPHRGKTNQPAYVALAGEKLAEVRGLSSGQTASATSGNFRTLFQV